One region of Anoplopoma fimbria isolate UVic2021 breed Golden Eagle Sablefish chromosome 10, Afim_UVic_2022, whole genome shotgun sequence genomic DNA includes:
- the slc39a4 gene encoding zinc transporter ZIP4 isoform X2 — translation MFFSLLLILASWGVFGSVSGSPAVEEAYRDVLSIVSPGQQYLNRESLGSVFNTLEKRVQCGEVSCEKCDLTDAFHQLISDHSTHGEDKTVKGRTSVSISVSQFTSLAAGCVLYLSSPGLVCSAVRQGTWGQEAQHFLRKITHQDHHERRYEESEQQQDREHVHIDVHELQMLLQELHEHYEPSDRESCVTAGDITTEVNASSPDQRQEVGAVLGRVLYHALQGHCFISRSLPEESFFLDYIMDRLGSENFTVGDLEALMRSLNLGNDYTQEHEHQKDQHADHDHSGLRRRKRISHEHHERLEGNGTWNRFCASAEELVLIYRLADNSSVSSGLSRTDLARLSPALVQQILSGACADITEPLTGDRLTKTEQYVYATIANMVITLTSMFGIVVLLCTACTSVFQLCIQFCISLAVGSLTGDALLHLLPMFLGLHVHSDENDSHKHSHDAQEEIPDYIYKMLVLIGGIYYFYLMETIFSLVMYKENHHHHQHHHGEESEPHHCDHGMVLEMYQQERKQKDKSQSASRAELVGDQDDEKSLSGPKERTREQRLLPYMITIGDSIHNFADGLAMGAAFSLSWKSGLATSLAVLCHELPHELGDFAILLHSGVSVRKALLLNVGSAMTSFIGLYIALSVATDPITKQWIAAITAGLFLYVGLADMLPTMVHISNEKPWLMFLLQNIGLLTGWGILLVLSLYEERISF, via the exons ATGTTTTTCTCCTTGCTGCTGATTCTTGCCAGTTGGGGTGTCTTCGGTTCTGTTTCGGGGTCACCTGCAGTGGAGGAAGCGTACAGGGATGTGCTCAGCATCGTGTCTCCAGGACAGCAGTATCTGAACAGGGAGTCCCTCGGCTCCGTCTTTAATACACTGGAGAAACGTGTGCAGTGTGGTGAAGTGTCGTGTGAAAAG TGTGATCTAACAGATGCGTTTCACCAGCTGATCAGCGATCACTCCACCCATGGGGAGGATAAAACTGTAAAAGGCAGAACAAGTGTATCCATCAGTGTGTCTCAGTTCACTTCTCTCGCTGCTGGATGCGTCCTGTACCTCTCGTCTCCTGGCCTGGTCTGCAGCGCAGTGAGGCAGGGGACATGGGGACAGGAGGCCCAACATTTCCTGCGTAAAATCACACATCAGGATCACCATGAGCGCCGGTATGAAGAGagcgagcagcagcaggaccGTGAACACGTGCACATAGATGTTCATGAGTTGCAAATGCTGCTTCAAGAGCTTCACGAACACTATGAGCCCTCAGACAGAGAG AGCTGTGTAACAGCCGGTGACATCACGACAGAGGTCAACGCGTCATCACCAGaccagagacaggaagtgggtGCAGTTTTGGGCCGCGTCCTGTATCACGCCTTGCAAGGTCACTGCTTCATTAGCCGGTCCCTGCCTGAGGAGAGCTTCTTCCTGGACTACATCATGGACCGTCTGGGGTCGGAGAACTTCACTGTCGGAG ATTTGGAGGCCCTCATGAGGAGTCTGAACCTTGGAAATGACTACACACAGGAGCACGAACACCAGAAAGACCAACACGCCGATCACGATCACAGTGGTTTAAGACGGAGGAAGAGGATCAGCCATGAACATCACGAGAGGCTTGAAGGAAACGGCACCTGGAATCGG TTCTGCGCCTCAGCTGAGGAGCTGGTCCTGATCTACCGTCTGGCGGACAACAGCTCGGTCTCCTCTGGCCTGAGTCGGACAGACTTGGCTCGGCTCAGCCCTGCACTCGTCCAGCAGATCCTGAGCGGAGCGTGTGCAGACATCACAGAACCACTGACAGGGGATAGGCTCACCAAGACTGAGC AATACGTTTATGCAACCATTGCCAACATGGTGATAACACTGACGTCAATGTTTGGCATTGTGGTGCTGCTCTGTACCGCCTGCACCAGTGTGTTCCAGCTTTGTATCCAGTTTTGCATCAGCCTGGCAGTAGGTTCACTGACTGGAGATGCCTTACTGCATCTGTTACCCATG TTTTTAGGTTTACATGTGCACTCAGACGAAAACGACAGCCACAAGCACTCACATGATGCTCAGGAAGAAATTCCAGACTACATTTACAAGATGTTGGTGCTGATTGGCGGTATCTACTACTTTTATCTGATGGAAACGATCTTCTCTCTGGTCATGTATAAAGAgaatcaccaccatcatcaacatcatcatggG gAAGAATCAGAGCCTCACCATTGTGACCATGGGATGGTTTTAGAGATGTATcaacaggagaggaaacaaaaagacaagtCCCAGTCAGCATCAAGAGCTGAGCTG GTTGGCGATCAAGACGATGAGAAATCTCTTTCAGGGCCAAAAGAGCGCACCAGAG AACAGCGTCTGCTGCCTTATATGATAACTATCGGTGACAGCATCCACAACTTTGCAGACGGCTTAGCAATGGGCGCAGCTTTCTCCCTGTCATGGAAGTCTGGTCTGGCCACGTCTCTAGCTGTCCTCTGCCATGAACTACCACATGAACTgg GTGATTTTGCCATTTTGCTCCACAGCGGTGTGTCCGTCCGCAAGGCGTTGCTTCTGAACGTTGGCAGTGCCATGACCTCGTTCATCGGCCTGTACATCGCTCTGTCTGTCGCCACTGACCCCATCACCAAACAATGGATAGCTGCCATTACCGCAGGACTCTTCCTGTACGTGGGGCTGGCTGACATG CTCCCCACCATGGTCCACATCAGCAACGAGAAACCCTGGctgatgtttctgctgcagaacATCGGCCTTCTGACCGGCTGGGGTATACTGTTGGTGCTGTCACTTTATGAAGAGAGGATCAGCTTTTAA
- the slc39a4 gene encoding zinc transporter ZIP4 isoform X1, with the protein MFFSLLLILASWGVFGSVSGSPAVEEAYRDVLSIVSPGQQYLNRESLGSVFNTLEKRVQCGEVSCEKCDLTDAFHQLISDHSTHGEDKTVKGRTSVSISVSQFTSLAAGCVLYLSSPGLVCSAVRQGTWGQEAQHFLRKITHQDHHERRYEESEQQQDREHVHIDVHELQMLLQELHEHYEPSDRESCVTAGDITTEVNASSPDQRQEVGAVLGRVLYHALQGHCFISRSLPEESFFLDYIMDRLGSENFTVGDLEALMRSLNLGNDYTQEHEHQKDQHADHDHSGLRRRKRISHEHHERLEGNGTWNRFCASAEELVLIYRLADNSSVSSGLSRTDLARLSPALVQQILSGACADITEPLTGDRLTKTEQYVYATIANMVITLTSMFGIVVLLCTACTSVFQLCIQFCISLAVGSLTGDALLHLLPMFLGLHVHSDENDSHKHSHDAQEEIPDYIYKMLVLIGGIYYFYLMETIFSLVMYKENHHHHQHHHGEESEPHHCDHGMVLEMYQQERKQKDKSQSASRAELFQVGDQDDEKSLSGPKERTREQRLLPYMITIGDSIHNFADGLAMGAAFSLSWKSGLATSLAVLCHELPHELGDFAILLHSGVSVRKALLLNVGSAMTSFIGLYIALSVATDPITKQWIAAITAGLFLYVGLADMLPTMVHISNEKPWLMFLLQNIGLLTGWGILLVLSLYEERISF; encoded by the exons ATGTTTTTCTCCTTGCTGCTGATTCTTGCCAGTTGGGGTGTCTTCGGTTCTGTTTCGGGGTCACCTGCAGTGGAGGAAGCGTACAGGGATGTGCTCAGCATCGTGTCTCCAGGACAGCAGTATCTGAACAGGGAGTCCCTCGGCTCCGTCTTTAATACACTGGAGAAACGTGTGCAGTGTGGTGAAGTGTCGTGTGAAAAG TGTGATCTAACAGATGCGTTTCACCAGCTGATCAGCGATCACTCCACCCATGGGGAGGATAAAACTGTAAAAGGCAGAACAAGTGTATCCATCAGTGTGTCTCAGTTCACTTCTCTCGCTGCTGGATGCGTCCTGTACCTCTCGTCTCCTGGCCTGGTCTGCAGCGCAGTGAGGCAGGGGACATGGGGACAGGAGGCCCAACATTTCCTGCGTAAAATCACACATCAGGATCACCATGAGCGCCGGTATGAAGAGagcgagcagcagcaggaccGTGAACACGTGCACATAGATGTTCATGAGTTGCAAATGCTGCTTCAAGAGCTTCACGAACACTATGAGCCCTCAGACAGAGAG AGCTGTGTAACAGCCGGTGACATCACGACAGAGGTCAACGCGTCATCACCAGaccagagacaggaagtgggtGCAGTTTTGGGCCGCGTCCTGTATCACGCCTTGCAAGGTCACTGCTTCATTAGCCGGTCCCTGCCTGAGGAGAGCTTCTTCCTGGACTACATCATGGACCGTCTGGGGTCGGAGAACTTCACTGTCGGAG ATTTGGAGGCCCTCATGAGGAGTCTGAACCTTGGAAATGACTACACACAGGAGCACGAACACCAGAAAGACCAACACGCCGATCACGATCACAGTGGTTTAAGACGGAGGAAGAGGATCAGCCATGAACATCACGAGAGGCTTGAAGGAAACGGCACCTGGAATCGG TTCTGCGCCTCAGCTGAGGAGCTGGTCCTGATCTACCGTCTGGCGGACAACAGCTCGGTCTCCTCTGGCCTGAGTCGGACAGACTTGGCTCGGCTCAGCCCTGCACTCGTCCAGCAGATCCTGAGCGGAGCGTGTGCAGACATCACAGAACCACTGACAGGGGATAGGCTCACCAAGACTGAGC AATACGTTTATGCAACCATTGCCAACATGGTGATAACACTGACGTCAATGTTTGGCATTGTGGTGCTGCTCTGTACCGCCTGCACCAGTGTGTTCCAGCTTTGTATCCAGTTTTGCATCAGCCTGGCAGTAGGTTCACTGACTGGAGATGCCTTACTGCATCTGTTACCCATG TTTTTAGGTTTACATGTGCACTCAGACGAAAACGACAGCCACAAGCACTCACATGATGCTCAGGAAGAAATTCCAGACTACATTTACAAGATGTTGGTGCTGATTGGCGGTATCTACTACTTTTATCTGATGGAAACGATCTTCTCTCTGGTCATGTATAAAGAgaatcaccaccatcatcaacatcatcatggG gAAGAATCAGAGCCTCACCATTGTGACCATGGGATGGTTTTAGAGATGTATcaacaggagaggaaacaaaaagacaagtCCCAGTCAGCATCAAGAGCTGAGCT ATTTCAGGTTGGCGATCAAGACGATGAGAAATCTCTTTCAGGGCCAAAAGAGCGCACCAGAG AACAGCGTCTGCTGCCTTATATGATAACTATCGGTGACAGCATCCACAACTTTGCAGACGGCTTAGCAATGGGCGCAGCTTTCTCCCTGTCATGGAAGTCTGGTCTGGCCACGTCTCTAGCTGTCCTCTGCCATGAACTACCACATGAACTgg GTGATTTTGCCATTTTGCTCCACAGCGGTGTGTCCGTCCGCAAGGCGTTGCTTCTGAACGTTGGCAGTGCCATGACCTCGTTCATCGGCCTGTACATCGCTCTGTCTGTCGCCACTGACCCCATCACCAAACAATGGATAGCTGCCATTACCGCAGGACTCTTCCTGTACGTGGGGCTGGCTGACATG CTCCCCACCATGGTCCACATCAGCAACGAGAAACCCTGGctgatgtttctgctgcagaacATCGGCCTTCTGACCGGCTGGGGTATACTGTTGGTGCTGTCACTTTATGAAGAGAGGATCAGCTTTTAA
- the LOC129097650 gene encoding zinc transporter ZIP4-like, with protein sequence MCWLKKKGAVLGRVLYHALQGHCFISRSLPEESFFLDYIMDRLGSENFTVGDLEALMRSLNLGNDYTQEHEHQKDQHADHDHSGLRRRKRISHEHHERLEGNGTWNRFCASAEELVLIYRLPDNSSVSSGLSRTDLARLSPALVQQILSGACADITEPLTGDRLTKTEQYVYATIANMVITLTSMFGIVVLLCTACTSVFQLCIQFCISLAVGSLTGDALLHLLPMFLGLHVHSDKNDSHKHSHDAQEEIPDYIYKMLVLIGGIYYFYLMETIFSLVMYKENHHHHQHHHGEESEPHHCDHGRVLEMYQQERKQKDKSQSASRAELVGDQDDEKSLSGPKERTREQRLLPYMITIGDSIHNFADGLAMGAAFSLSWKSGLATSLAVLCHELPHELGDFAILLHSGVSVRKALLLNVGSAMTSFIGLYIALSVATDPITKHWIAAITAGLFLYVGLADMLPTMVHISNEKPWLMFLLQNIGLLTGWGTLLVLSLYEERISF encoded by the exons atgtgTTGGCTCAAG AAAAAGGGTGCAGTTTTGGGCCGCGTCCTGTATCACGCCTTGCAAGGTCACTGCTTCATTAGCCGGTCCCTGCCTGAGGAGAGCTTCTTCCTGGACTACATCATGGACCGTCTGGGGTCGGAGAACTTCACTGTCGGAG ATTTGGAGGCCCTCATGAGGAGTCTGAACCTTGGAAATGACTACACACAGGAGCACGAACACCAGAAAGACCAACACGCCGATCACGATCACAGTGGTTTAAGACGGAGGAAGAGGATCAGCCATGAACATCACGAGAGGCTTGAAGGAAACGGCACCTGGAATCGG TTCTGCGCCTCAGCTGAGGAGCTGGTCCTGATCTACCGTCTGCCGGACAACAGCTCGGTCTCCTCTGGCCTGAGTCGGACAGACTTGGCTCGGCTCAGCCCTGCACTCGTCCAGCAGATCCTGAGCGGAGCGTGTGCAGACATCACAGAACCACTGACAGGGGATAGGCTCACCAAGACTGAGC AATACGTTTATGCAACCATTGCCAACATGGTGATAACACTGACGTCAATGTTTGGCATTGTGGTGCTGCTCTGTACCGCCTGCACCAGTGTGTTCCAGCTTTGTATCCAGTTTTGCATCAGCCTGGCAGTAGGTTCACTGACTGGAGATGCCTTACTGCATCTGTTACCCATG TTTTTAGGTTTACATGTGCACTCAGACAAAAACGACAGCCACAAGCACTCACATGATGCTCAGGAAGAAATTCCAGACTACATTTACAAGATGTTGGTGCTGATTGGCGGTATCTACTACTTTTATCTGATGGAAACGATCTTCTCTCTGGTCATGTATAAAGAgaatcaccaccatcatcaacatcatcatggG gAAGAATCAGAGCCTCACCATTGTGACCATGGGAGGGTTTTAGAGATGTATcaacaggagaggaaacaaaaagacaagtCCCAGTCAGCATCAAGAGCTGAGCTG GTTGGCGATCAAGACGATGAGAAATCTCTTTCAGGGCCAAAAGAGCGCACCAGAG AACAGCGTCTGCTGCCTTATATGATAACTATCGGTGACAGCATCCACAACTTTGCAGACGGCTTAGCAATGGGCGCAGCTTTCTCCCTGTCATGGAAGTCTGGTCTGGCCACGTCTCTAGCTGTCCTCTGCCATGAACTACCACATGAACTgg GTGATTTTGCCATTTTGCTCCACAGCGGTGTGTCCGTCCGCAAGGCGTTGCTTCTGAACGTTGGCAGTGCCATGACCTCGTTCATCGGCCTGTACATCGCTCTGTCTGTCGCCACTGACCCCATCACCAAACACTGGATAGCTGCCATTACCGCAGGACTCTTCCTGTACGTGGGGCTGGCTGACATG CTCCCCACCATGGTCCACATCAGCAACGAGAAACCCTGGctgatgtttctgctgcagaacATCGGCCTTCTGACCGGCTGGGGTACACTGTTGGTGCTGTCACTTTATGAAGAGAGGATCAGCTTTTAA